A genomic region of bacterium contains the following coding sequences:
- the coaE gene encoding dephospho-CoA kinase (Dephospho-CoA kinase (CoaE) performs the final step in coenzyme A biosynthesis.), translated as MSRSPLRIGLTGGIASGKSTVAAALQDAGAALVDADRIAREVVACGGPAYDDVVREFGPGIVGPGGAIDRKALGACIFNDAAARRRLNALTHPHIRRRMADDAARLAATPGVEVIVFEIPLLLDTTDGRDLGLDGIIVVSAPEEVQVDRLVARDGVSRDDARRRLAAQVPLRDKVASADWVIDNGGTPDATRGQVERLWATLTAKAKLRHPST; from the coding sequence GTGAGCCGCTCGCCGCTCAGAATCGGGCTTACCGGGGGGATCGCGAGCGGGAAGAGCACCGTCGCCGCCGCGCTGCAGGACGCCGGGGCGGCCCTGGTCGACGCCGACCGGATCGCGCGCGAGGTCGTCGCTTGCGGCGGGCCGGCGTACGACGACGTCGTGAGGGAGTTCGGTCCCGGGATCGTGGGCCCAGGCGGCGCGATCGACCGCAAGGCGCTTGGGGCGTGCATCTTCAACGACGCGGCGGCGCGTCGGCGGCTCAACGCGCTGACCCACCCGCACATCCGCCGGCGCATGGCGGACGACGCGGCGCGTCTCGCGGCCACTCCTGGCGTCGAGGTCATCGTCTTCGAGATCCCGCTCCTGCTCGACACGACCGACGGCCGGGATCTCGGACTCGACGGCATCATCGTCGTGTCCGCGCCGGAGGAGGTCCAAGTGGACCGTCTCGTCGCTCGGGACGGCGTGTCACGCGATGACGCGCGTCGCCGGCTCGCTGCGCAGGTTCCGCTCCGCGACAAGGTCGCCTCGGCCGATTGGGTGATCGACAACGGGGGCACGCCCGACGCGACGCGGGGGCAGGTTGAGCGCCTGTGGGCGACGCTCACCGCGAAGGCCAAACTCCGGCATCCCTCCACGTAG
- the uvrA gene encoding excinuclease ABC subunit UvrA gives MPLDRIVVRGAREHNLQNIDVEMPRDRLVVLTGISGSGKSSLAFDTIYAEGQRKYVESLSAYARQFLGLMEKPDVDHIDGLSPAVSIDQKGAPRNPRSTVGTVTEIYDYLRLLYARVGMPHCPKCGKPISRQTPEQIVDRVLEMPEGRRILVLGPIVRGRKGEYRQLFQDLRRQGFARVRVDGNLYELGEEIPLDKNRKHQIEVVVDRLIVRPDIRSRLNDSVETALKLGQGIVGISVVDGEEFVFSRNFACPDDGVSLSEIEPRIFSFNAPYGACPTCTGLGFKQEIDPALVLDASLSLLDGAVLPWANSTSEYYQEVLRSLADHYGVDVHTPVRKLPREFVRALLHGTEEPIRLKYHNRWGTLRQYDAAFEGIVPQLERRYQESDSEYVKEEIEQFMSSAPCPDCRGTRLKRESLAVTVGGRSIAEVCALTVRGAMQFFETLAFSDREQMIAQQILKEIRARLRFLVDVGLDYLTLDRTANTLSGGEAQRIRLATQIGSGLMGVLYVLDEPSVGLHQRDNHRLIETLERLRNLGNTILVVEHDEDTIRAADWIVDIGPGAGSHGGQVIASGPLETILRTPSSVTGQFLSGARRIAIPPRRRAGRGEALVVRGAREHNLKGIDVAVPLGMFVCVTGVSGSGKSTLIDDILYRALSHYLHGSRTRPGAHDRIEGLRLLDKVINIDQSPIGRTPRSNPATYTKTFDLIRELYALTPDARARGFKQGRFSFNVRGGRCDACEGDGIVRIEMHFLPDVYVPCDVCKGKRYNRETLEVKYKGKSIADVLDMTVEEALGFFDAIPRIKRKLRTLADVGLGYVTLGQPATTLSGGEAQRVKLSTELSRRDTGRTIYILDEPTVGLHFADVQRLLDVLHRLVDVGNTVLVIEHNLDVIKTADWLVDLGPEGGDFGGQVVAEGPPEAVARVAASYTGQYLRKVLGPEALRTAGVAGPRRDGERALPRSANGNPDGTGGPRPPVRDAAPVRRPRMPVGRRRGA, from the coding sequence ATGCCGCTTGACCGGATCGTGGTGCGAGGCGCACGCGAGCACAATCTTCAGAACATCGACGTCGAGATGCCTCGGGATCGTCTGGTCGTGCTGACCGGGATCTCCGGGTCGGGCAAGTCGTCGCTAGCCTTCGACACGATCTACGCCGAGGGGCAGCGCAAGTACGTCGAGTCGCTCTCGGCGTACGCGCGGCAGTTCCTCGGCCTGATGGAAAAACCGGACGTCGACCACATCGATGGCCTGAGCCCGGCGGTCTCGATCGACCAGAAGGGAGCCCCGCGCAATCCCCGGTCCACCGTGGGCACCGTCACGGAGATCTACGACTACCTGCGCCTCCTCTACGCACGCGTCGGCATGCCGCACTGTCCCAAGTGCGGGAAGCCGATCAGCCGGCAGACGCCCGAGCAGATCGTGGACCGGGTGCTCGAGATGCCCGAAGGTCGGCGGATTCTCGTGCTCGGTCCGATCGTGCGCGGCCGCAAAGGGGAATACCGCCAGTTGTTCCAGGACCTCCGCCGGCAAGGGTTCGCCCGCGTTCGCGTGGACGGCAACCTGTACGAGCTCGGCGAGGAGATCCCCCTCGACAAGAACCGGAAGCACCAGATCGAGGTGGTCGTGGACCGGCTCATCGTGCGGCCCGACATCCGGAGTCGGCTCAACGACTCGGTGGAGACCGCGCTCAAGCTCGGCCAGGGCATCGTGGGGATCTCGGTCGTGGACGGCGAGGAGTTCGTGTTCAGCCGAAACTTCGCGTGCCCGGACGACGGCGTCAGCTTGTCCGAGATCGAACCGCGGATCTTCTCGTTCAATGCGCCCTACGGCGCGTGCCCGACCTGCACGGGCTTGGGGTTCAAGCAGGAGATCGATCCCGCGCTGGTGCTGGACGCGTCCCTCTCGCTGCTCGACGGCGCCGTGCTGCCGTGGGCAAACTCGACCAGCGAGTACTACCAGGAGGTGCTGCGCTCGCTTGCGGACCACTACGGCGTCGACGTGCACACGCCGGTTCGGAAGCTGCCGCGGGAGTTCGTGCGGGCGCTGCTCCATGGGACGGAGGAGCCGATCAGGCTGAAGTACCACAACCGTTGGGGGACGCTGCGACAATATGATGCCGCGTTTGAAGGGATCGTGCCCCAACTCGAGCGGCGCTACCAAGAGAGCGACTCCGAGTACGTCAAGGAAGAGATCGAGCAGTTCATGAGCAGCGCACCGTGTCCGGACTGCCGCGGCACGCGCCTGAAGCGGGAGAGCCTCGCGGTTACCGTCGGCGGGCGTTCGATCGCTGAGGTGTGCGCGCTGACCGTCCGGGGCGCGATGCAGTTCTTCGAGACGCTCGCGTTTAGCGACCGCGAGCAGATGATCGCGCAGCAAATCCTGAAGGAGATCCGGGCCCGATTGCGCTTTCTGGTGGATGTTGGGCTCGACTACCTCACCCTCGACCGGACCGCCAACACTCTTTCCGGCGGCGAGGCACAGCGGATCCGGCTGGCGACGCAGATCGGATCGGGGTTGATGGGTGTCCTCTACGTCCTCGACGAGCCGAGCGTGGGGCTGCACCAGCGGGACAACCACCGGCTGATCGAGACGCTCGAACGGCTGCGCAACCTTGGCAACACGATCCTCGTTGTGGAGCACGACGAAGACACGATCCGTGCGGCCGACTGGATCGTGGATATCGGGCCAGGCGCGGGCTCGCACGGCGGGCAGGTGATCGCATCGGGGCCGCTCGAGACGATCCTGCGTACGCCGTCGTCCGTCACCGGCCAGTTCCTGTCCGGCGCGCGCCGGATCGCGATCCCGCCCCGCCGGCGCGCTGGGCGCGGCGAAGCGCTGGTGGTCCGCGGCGCCCGCGAGCACAACCTGAAAGGGATCGACGTGGCGGTCCCGCTCGGGATGTTCGTATGCGTGACCGGCGTGTCGGGGTCTGGCAAGTCCACCCTCATCGACGACATCCTGTACCGGGCGCTGTCCCACTATCTCCACGGGTCGCGCACGCGGCCGGGCGCCCACGACCGGATCGAGGGGCTGCGGCTGCTCGACAAAGTGATCAACATCGATCAGTCGCCGATCGGCCGCACGCCGCGCAGCAACCCCGCGACGTACACGAAGACGTTCGACTTGATCCGCGAGCTCTACGCGCTGACCCCCGACGCGCGGGCGCGCGGGTTCAAACAGGGGCGGTTCTCGTTCAACGTCCGCGGGGGACGATGCGACGCGTGCGAGGGGGATGGCATTGTCCGGATCGAGATGCACTTCCTTCCGGACGTGTACGTTCCGTGCGACGTGTGCAAGGGGAAGCGGTACAATCGCGAGACGTTGGAGGTCAAGTACAAGGGGAAGTCCATCGCCGACGTGTTGGACATGACCGTGGAGGAGGCGCTCGGATTCTTCGACGCGATCCCCCGGATCAAACGCAAGCTCCGCACGCTTGCGGACGTCGGCCTCGGCTACGTCACTCTGGGTCAACCGGCGACGACGCTGTCCGGAGGGGAGGCGCAGCGGGTGAAGCTGAGCACCGAGCTCAGCCGGCGCGACACGGGTCGGACGATCTATATTCTCGACGAGCCGACCGTTGGGCTCCACTTCGCCGATGTGCAGCGGCTGCTGGACGTGCTCCATCGCCTCGTGGACGTGGGCAACACCGTGCTGGTCATCGAGCACAACCTCGACGTCATCAAGACGGCGGATTGGCTGGTTGACCTGGGACCCGAAGGCGGCGACTTTGGGGGGCAGGTGGTCGCCGAAGGCCCGCCGGAGGCCGTCGCGCGCGTTGCCGCATCCTACACGGGTCAGTACCTCCGCAAGGTCCTCGGGCCGGAGGCCCTGCGCACGGCCGGCGTCGCCGGACCGCGCCGGGACGGAGAACGAGCGCTGCCCCGATCCGCGAACGGAAACCCTGACGGTACGGGCGGTCCCCGGCCTCCTGTGCGCGACGCCGCGCCGGTGAGGCGTCCTCGCATGCCGGTCGGGAGGCGTCGGGGCGCCTAG
- a CDS encoding amino acid transport protein translates to MLHLPSAATLVLGGILSLIGIGAFMYGRRIGHTAFLIGGGVLMVVPYFVGSPPLLILIGAGTVVGMYLFRY, encoded by the coding sequence ATGCTGCATCTGCCAAGCGCCGCGACGCTCGTGCTCGGGGGCATCCTCAGCCTCATCGGGATTGGAGCCTTCATGTACGGCAGGCGGATCGGCCACACGGCGTTTCTCATCGGCGGCGGCGTGCTCATGGTCGTTCCCTATTTCGTCGGCAGCCCCCCGTTGTTGATTCTGATCGGGGCCGGCACCGTCGTCGGGATGTACCTTTTCCGCTACTAG
- the uvrB gene encoding excinuclease ABC subunit UvrB gives MPQLKMVTDQQPAGDQPSAIAGLVESVGRGDRFQTLLGVTGSGKTYTVARMIEQIQRPTLVLAHNKTLAAQLYGEFRQYFPDNAVRYFVSYYDYYQPEAYVPQTDLYIAKDASINDEIDRLRHASTKALMERRDVVIVASVSCIYGLGSPEDYQDVMLFLRVGERKSRDEILRRLVDVQYERNDIDFSRGRFRVRGDVVEIFPAYEDRAVRVELFGDEVERIHEINPLTGEILVDKPAVAIWPAKHWVTTAAKLGASLDRIEAELRERVAWFQAQGKLLEAQRLEFRTKYDLEMLREVGYCPGIENYSRHLSGRAEGERPGCLLDYFPKDFLVVIDESHVTVPQVRGMHEGDRARKKNLVDFGFRLPSAYDNRPLTFEEFDALVPQVVFVSATPGPYELAVSTRVLEQIVRPTGLVDPQVEVRPAKGQVDDLIAEIKTQVERGERTLVTTLTKRMAEDLSDYLQELGMKVHYLHAEVEVLQRIQILKDLREGTYDVLVGINLLREGLDLPEVSLVTILDADKEGYLRSETSLIQTMGRAARNVGGRVILYADGVTDSMRRAIAETNRRREIQLRYNEEHGITPTTIVKPIRDMIEIEAAEEPAAYTAGESGEGAVLTAKELIGLAEQGKQVPWDIARLLMLSPGELEGTIEALEREMRKAAAELQFEKAASLRDQLQELRRGLGEPYFGGTKSRRGRRPPPAPVGGAHPRPRRDGGRRHPR, from the coding sequence ATGCCTCAGCTCAAGATGGTGACGGACCAACAGCCGGCCGGCGATCAGCCGAGCGCGATCGCCGGGCTTGTTGAGAGCGTCGGGCGCGGCGACCGGTTCCAGACGCTCCTGGGGGTCACGGGATCGGGCAAGACGTACACGGTTGCCCGGATGATCGAGCAGATCCAGCGGCCAACGCTCGTGCTCGCCCACAACAAGACGCTCGCCGCGCAGCTGTACGGGGAATTCCGGCAGTACTTTCCCGACAACGCGGTGCGGTACTTCGTCTCGTATTACGATTACTACCAACCCGAGGCGTACGTGCCGCAGACCGACCTGTACATCGCGAAGGATGCGTCGATCAACGACGAGATCGATCGGTTGCGCCACGCGTCCACGAAGGCGCTGATGGAGCGCCGCGACGTCGTCATCGTCGCCTCGGTCTCGTGCATCTACGGCTTGGGTTCGCCCGAGGACTACCAGGACGTCATGCTGTTCCTGCGCGTCGGCGAGCGGAAGTCGCGTGACGAGATTCTTCGCCGCCTGGTGGACGTGCAGTATGAGCGCAATGACATCGACTTCTCCCGCGGCAGGTTCCGCGTGCGTGGCGACGTCGTCGAGATCTTCCCGGCCTACGAGGACCGAGCGGTCCGCGTCGAGTTGTTCGGCGACGAGGTCGAGCGCATCCACGAGATCAACCCGCTCACCGGAGAGATCCTCGTCGACAAGCCCGCGGTGGCGATCTGGCCGGCGAAGCACTGGGTCACGACCGCGGCGAAGCTCGGCGCCTCGCTGGACCGGATCGAAGCCGAACTGCGAGAGCGCGTGGCGTGGTTCCAGGCCCAGGGCAAGCTGTTGGAGGCGCAGCGGCTGGAGTTCCGGACGAAGTACGATCTCGAGATGCTGCGCGAGGTCGGCTACTGCCCCGGCATCGAGAACTACTCACGCCATCTCTCCGGGCGCGCCGAGGGCGAGCGACCGGGATGCCTGCTCGACTACTTCCCCAAGGACTTCCTCGTCGTGATCGACGAGTCGCACGTGACGGTGCCGCAAGTCCGCGGAATGCACGAGGGCGACCGTGCGCGCAAGAAGAACCTCGTGGACTTCGGGTTCCGGTTGCCGTCCGCCTACGACAACCGGCCGCTGACGTTCGAAGAGTTTGACGCGCTCGTGCCGCAGGTCGTCTTTGTCTCCGCGACGCCCGGACCGTACGAGCTGGCGGTCAGCACGCGGGTCCTAGAGCAGATCGTGCGTCCGACCGGGCTGGTGGATCCGCAGGTGGAGGTGCGCCCGGCGAAGGGACAAGTCGACGACCTGATCGCCGAGATCAAGACACAGGTCGAACGGGGCGAGCGGACCCTCGTGACGACGCTGACGAAGCGGATGGCGGAGGATCTGTCCGACTATCTTCAGGAGCTCGGCATGAAGGTGCATTACCTCCACGCCGAGGTCGAGGTCCTACAGCGGATTCAGATCTTGAAGGACCTGCGCGAAGGCACCTACGATGTGCTCGTTGGCATCAACCTGCTTCGGGAAGGGCTCGATCTGCCCGAGGTGTCGCTCGTGACGATTCTCGACGCCGACAAGGAGGGATACCTCCGTTCGGAGACGAGCCTGATCCAGACGATGGGACGGGCGGCACGGAACGTGGGCGGGCGGGTGATCCTCTACGCCGACGGGGTCACCGACTCGATGCGCAGGGCGATTGCGGAGACGAACCGGCGCAGAGAGATCCAGCTGCGCTACAATGAGGAGCACGGCATCACGCCGACGACCATTGTGAAACCGATTCGCGACATGATCGAGATCGAGGCGGCGGAAGAGCCGGCAGCCTATACCGCCGGAGAGTCGGGCGAAGGCGCCGTGCTGACGGCCAAGGAATTGATCGGCTTGGCGGAGCAGGGTAAGCAGGTGCCGTGGGACATCGCTCGGTTGCTGATGCTGAGCCCCGGGGAGCTCGAGGGCACGATCGAGGCGCTTGAGCGCGAGATGCGAAAGGCCGCCGCCGAGCTGCAGTTCGAGAAGGCCGCGTCGCTGCGCGACCAACTCCAAGAGCTGCGGCGGGGGCTAGGAGAGCCGTATTTCGGCGGGACCAAATCCCGCCGTGGGCGTCGCCCGCCGCCCGCGCCGGTGGGCGGGGCGCACCCGAGGCCGCGCCGGGACGGCGGACGCAGGCACCCGAGGTAA